TGTATTGCAGCGCGCCGGTCGCAGTTTGCTGACTATTGGTATCGCCCTGACGCTTGGCGCTTGCGCGATTGGCCCGGATTTCCACCGGCCGACAGCGCCCGACAGTCAGGACTACGCGCCGATTGCCACGCCGGTGGCTACGTCGGCCACGGTTGGCCCCGATGGCGGCGCACAACAATTCGTACGCGACATGGACATTCCCGGCCAATGGTGGACGCTGTTCCATTCCAAGCCGCTGAATGCGTTGATCGACGATTCCATCAAGCACAACCCCGACGTGGCTGCAGCTCAGCAGGCGTTGCAGGCGGCGATGGAGAACGTGCGTGCCCAGCAGGGCCAGTTTTTCCCGCAGGTCAGTGCAAGCATTGACCCTACGCGACAAAAGACGGGCTCGGTGATCGCCAGCGGGGTCGTGTCCAATGCCAAGCTATACAACCTCACGACGACGCAAGGGAGCATTTCGTATAGCCCTGACCTTTGGGGGGCGAATCGACGTTCGGTGGAATCGTTGGTGGCGCAAGCCGATGCGCAGCGCTTCCAGCTCGAAGCGACCTATCTCACCTTGACGACCAGCGTGGTCAATGCGGCGGTAACGGAAGCTGCGTTGCGTGAGCAGATCGCGGCCACACGGGACATGATCGACAGCCAGCAGAAAATCCTCGATACCAACCGCAGGCAATTGACATTGGGCGATATGGGTGAGAGCAATATCGCCGCGCAGGAAGTGACCCTGGAGCAGACGCGCGCGAGCTTACCGCCGCTGCAGAAGCAGCTCGCCCAGCAACGCGGTCTGCTGGCCATGCTCGCTGGCCGCACGCCAGATCAGGATGTGCCGGCGCATTTCGAGCTTGATGGCCTGCAATTGCCCCAGGATCTGCCAATGAGCCTGCCAGCTCGCCTGGTGGAGCAACGCCCTGACGTGCGTATGGCCGAAGCGAATATGCATGCTGCCTGTGCGCAGGTTGGCGTTGCTTTTGCGGCACGCCTGCCGAACATCAACATCATCGCCAACGGCGGCAGTGCGGCGGATCAGATGCGCACCCTGTTCGGCCACGGCACCAGCTTCTGGAACATCGGTGCGGCGATCACGATGCCGATCTTCAGTGGCGGCACGCTCAAACATCGTCAGCGGGCCGCGGAAGCCACCTACCGACAGGTGGCCGAGCAATACCGCAGCACGGTCATGTCAGCTTTGCAGGACATGGCGGATTCGATGCACGCGGTGCGGGCCGATGCGGATGCGTTGGTTGCCAATTCGCGCGCCGAACAGGCTGCTGCCCGCAGTCTTCAGATCGCGCAACGTCAGTATGTGGTAGGCGACATCAGCATGGTGGTCTTGCTGGCGGCGCAGGTCACCTATCGTCAGTCCGAGCTGGCCTTGATCCAGGCACGCGCTGCCCGCTACTCCGACACGATTGCCTTGTTCCAGGCCGTAGGCGGAGGTTGGTGGAATCGCCAGGATGTTGCGGCATCCACTGGCTTCACGACAAAGTAGATGCGGGTCCGGTTGAAGTCCGCGGCTGCGAAGCAGCTGAGCGGCTGCACCATGCGGCCGGTTTCGGCCCGGCCCCGGCGCGCTACGAAACCATGTTTGAGGTCGTGCAGCGCCAACAAGCTGCGATCCCGCCAAAGACAGCATTGGCCTTTTTTAGGACCAAGACGGAGAGCTATGATGATTCAGGGTGTTGCGGGATTTGTTCAGCCCGGTTGACTCAGCCCTTGGGGCCGCCTCCATGCTAGCTGCACCTAAGTCAACGCCCAAGAGGGTAATTATGTGTTCAGCTCGTTCGTGTGTGAACGTTTCCGAAGCAGCCAGACAGCTCGGCGTGTCGATCAAAGCCCTGCGACTATATGAACAACGTGGCATGGTAAATCCTGGCCGGACAGCGGCAGGATATCGGGTGTATGGGCCTCGCGATATGGTCCGTGCCGCCGAGATTGTGGCTCTGCGCACGCTCGGGCTGAGCCTGATTCAGGTTGCACGCGTATTGGACGGAGACTCCGAAAGCCTAAATGATGCTTTGGCATCCCACGAAATGGCACTCGACGATGAAATTCATGAGTTAATCCGGAAGCTGGACAAAATTCGCGGCATACGGGCTGGCCTTGCTCAAGGCCAGATGCCATGCGATGGCGAATTGACTAAATTGCTGGACCGCTTCCCAGAAATCAGCGCCGCGTTTGAGCTTCCGTGGCCTTGGGGTGGGGAGTGGTTCGAGGTTCGCGACGTTCGCCCACTGAACTACATCATCGGCTCGCTTGGCAGCGGAAAGACTCGGCTGGCTCGTCGTTTTGCAGAGACTCTGCCTAACGCAGCTTTCTTGGGGCTGGAGCGGCTAGACAACGGATGTGCTGTATCGAAGGCATTATTGAAAGCCGATTCGGCTCTCAAGTCGCGTGTCGATCACGATTTGGAATGGCTCGCCGGCGAAGGAGCGATAGAGTCCGAAGCCCTGATCGCCTTGCTCACTGGCTTAGAAGCGGAAGGGCCTGCGGTCTTAGTTGTCGAGATGGTAGAACAGGATCTCGAACAGACTACGCAGGAAGCTTTGATGGCGCACCTTCGGCGCCGCGCGAAAACTGGAGGACGGCCGCTATTTTTAATGACACGTTCTTCATCGATCCTGGACCTAACGGCGATTGGGTCGGACGAAACAATCATCCTTTGTCCTGCCAATCATAGTCCTCCCA
The sequence above is a segment of the Dyella sp. M7H15-1 genome. Coding sequences within it:
- a CDS encoding efflux transporter outer membrane subunit, which gives rise to MPVTQTLVLQRAGRSLLTIGIALTLGACAIGPDFHRPTAPDSQDYAPIATPVATSATVGPDGGAQQFVRDMDIPGQWWTLFHSKPLNALIDDSIKHNPDVAAAQQALQAAMENVRAQQGQFFPQVSASIDPTRQKTGSVIASGVVSNAKLYNLTTTQGSISYSPDLWGANRRSVESLVAQADAQRFQLEATYLTLTTSVVNAAVTEAALREQIAATRDMIDSQQKILDTNRRQLTLGDMGESNIAAQEVTLEQTRASLPPLQKQLAQQRGLLAMLAGRTPDQDVPAHFELDGLQLPQDLPMSLPARLVEQRPDVRMAEANMHAACAQVGVAFAARLPNINIIANGGSAADQMRTLFGHGTSFWNIGAAITMPIFSGGTLKHRQRAAEATYRQVAEQYRSTVMSALQDMADSMHAVRADADALVANSRAEQAAARSLQIAQRQYVVGDISMVVLLAAQVTYRQSELALIQARAARYSDTIALFQAVGGGWWNRQDVAASTGFTTK
- a CDS encoding MerR family transcriptional regulator, yielding MNVSEAARQLGVSIKALRLYEQRGMVNPGRTAAGYRVYGPRDMVRAAEIVALRTLGLSLIQVARVLDGDSESLNDALASHEMALDDEIHELIRKLDKIRGIRAGLAQGQMPCDGELTKLLDRFPEISAAFELPWPWGGEWFEVRDVRPLNYIIGSLGSGKTRLARRFAETLPNAAFLGLERLDNGCAVSKALLKADSALKSRVDHDLEWLAGEGAIESEALIALLTGLEAEGPAVLVVEMVEQDLEQTTQEALMAHLRRRAKTGGRPLFLMTRSSSILDLTAIGSDETIILCPANHSPPSRVLPFPGAPNYEAVATCLASPEVRARIARRPQAL